Below is a window of Vigna radiata var. radiata cultivar VC1973A unplaced genomic scaffold, Vradiata_ver6 scaffold_51, whole genome shotgun sequence DNA.
actagggatagtaagtcattaattagtagtaggctcttctcgtcgaggaatcgggtttagggtagactaagaaagtttgcatgacaattagataataaagctaattaataagaagagtagataaaacagagtggataagatgaaattgtaaacctcaacaacttcattcatccatatatttttcttgccaattgaatcaattgcatttgcatgtttattttctgttttgcatacAACCACAAGCTTATTTCTTTACTAGttttataagatcaatttacatgaaagttaaggcctaagagtcctttgggaaaacgatactcggacttacccgttttatattacttgataacgatctggtacacttgtcagggacttaacaatcagcatatgttaaatatgattaaatcaaaatatcactCGTTCAGTTGCtctttaatacaaattttaaccATTTTCACCAACCAAATTCAAGCATAAGAATCAAATTGGACTGTAATCATGTGATCTGACTCTAGGACAACAATTGAAATATGAGCAAGACTCTATGAGTGAATTAAAAGATGTCCAGAGGTGAGTTCTAAGCTGGATAAATTCCAAAAACCAGAAAATGCAATCAAAGAAAGTGCAGCTCGGTCCAACTACTAAAACAATGAATTCTGAATTCTGTAGGATGGTGCAACCAGTTTGATTGTCTTAGACAAATCACTATTCATATGGTATGCACAACACACTATTGCAGCACGTCAAACACATCCAGGAATGATATTTTCATTCAGTGCAGTttcagagaaaagaaaactagATTTGAAACAGATTTGAAAATTGCACCAATTAACACTACACTATGATGGAGTGAAAGAAAAGTTCTAAAGTTTTTAGAAACAATATAGAAAGATAAGTAATAGGATTAATGTAGGTAGAGTTATCTGTAAACCTCTGAAATTGCTACAGGCAATTTCTAAAACTTCTCCACATCAACCACCTTTTTTAGTGTTATATTCTCctaatcatatttattaattgttacaCACTCCATTAAATTTATCTCTTAAGCTCACCATATTAACAAAACAATAACtaatcttttctatttttcttaaattacttCAGTTGGTTCTTTACCAAAAACCCTACTAGCATCAATAGCTTCCTTATGGATACCCTTATCCTCATTCTTGTCttaacaaattcataaaaagattttaccctagaaaagattaaataagTTAGAACATAATCCAAATTGTATTGATTATGTGTTCCTTTTAGTGTTCTGGTGCATGAATGAATATATAAACAACAATAGGTTTAGGGGAATAAATAGTTTTTGCTTCTCATCACTTGAAAGGAAATATCCAAACCTCTGTTCAGATGCATTTGTTCAAGTCAATTTAGTGGGATGAAATTCTACAAGTTAACGAAAATTTATTCTCTATGATTCCAAGAAAGTTGGATATTTGTAGTTAAATGATTTACAATTATCATTGTCTTAGATACAATTATATTCAAAAGGGTTCGAGAGACTTGCCAACAATCTGAAGGTGGCTAGAGTTTTCAATACCTTAGTGGAAGAAATGAAAGTGATGGGAATTGCTACAACTGATAATTCTCAATGTACAAAGGTGATGGATCCAGTAGCTTATAGCGATAGGAGTTCAGTGCTTCTTTTAATGGGTGGAGGCATGGGAGCTGGCAAGAGCACCGTGCTCAAGGATATTCTGAAAGAGTAAGTGTAAGACCTAGTTTATTCAGTGTTATCTCCTCAGCCTTATAGGATTCAAAAGCAGAATTCACTACCAAAGGTGGAGATGAAGAATATAGAGAAAGGGAAGGTTTTAGATGAAGAATAATGTGGTTATTGCATTATCATGTTCATGAATAGCCTAACGAGATTCAATTTAACCTATTTCAATCCATACAATCATTCCTATTTAACTCTAAACACATGCTCATTCATCAATAAATGCACATCAGACCTGCTTAACCACGCGAAAcacaaacaatttataaaatatcgcTAAACACAGAACACATTGCACACATATAGGGATGAACTAGGCAAACCATTTATTGAGGTCGTGTTCTAAAACAAAGACCATACCTCGCACTCTAGAACACCCAAATCGATGGAAGACTGCGAGCCAACCTTGGGCTTCACCGCAACGACTTGCACACGCCAACAACCACAAATCAGCACCCCTGCCGCCGCAACAGCCTGACGCGCACACTACGAACCACCACCCTACCGCAACACTGACAATGTTTCGAAGAACCCTAGCCAAACATAAAAACAACCCAAACCACCTATTGAGGTTACGCTGTCAACGATATGCCAACGGACACAAGGGAcagggagagggagagggagagggagataAACGCGAAATAGAAGGGGGAGGGAGAGAATGGGATTCATGTTCGATGAAATTGGGACGAGAGGAAATTTCACACCAGTAGGGATTCGTGTTTGGCGAAAGTGGGGACAAACTCCACCAATACGCCCAAATGCTTAATTTGAGCCACTTACCGAAGGCCACACACTCTCGCTAATTTAAATCACCACACCTTTGCCATGACCGTTAGTAATTCTTTCCAAAACCACCGGTAATGCTATTTTACCGAAAATTCAAAGTCCGTTGGTAATATTTCGTCGGTAATACGCGATATTCTTGTAGAATAGGGTACGGAGTACCAtacaatacaaatatattttattttattttgtaaatattgaaaaagttatataaaaatcacatatatcttttttatgtataaaagtCTAAACCGTCTCTATCGACTCATCCATTGAGCTGAACTGACTACCAAATATGAGCTATTGCTAACAGTACGAATACTTTTCTACTTTATCAGTGGCATGGgtcaattattaatttgaataacCTTATTTTATGAAGATTTATATCCCTTCAATTATTAGCaaatttgtgttgaaattattaatataatccaCATTAAAATATTAGCATATATTCTGTTTTGCTTCTCAATAttaattctaaataattaaaatctacTTTTGCACAGAACattattcatttcaaattaaattgtaatatgctgtagtttttcttctttatgaAGTAGGTTTtcaaatgattatttatattttaaaagtttcatttaatatgcaataaaataattgaaaaagagtcatttagaatttttcaaatgattatttatattttaaaagcttatagttaaattttagaaatttaataattttgttttagaaatttttaacTACATAGTAATAATAAGTATCTAATAAAGAATATTAAGAACTATAAGAATTTAACATTTCGTTGTTTAACTACAGAAATCTAAATGGAAGTGtcataattatattgataaaaatgtaaaagtctAAAGCTTTGTTGAAAATCTCATAGGTCGGTTGAAGAAgtgaaacaattaaaaacaatcACCAAAGTAATCTAAAACGTAGAaggtaagaagaaaataaacaatttaaactggTTCaacaaaaactatttaatagtacattatttaaattatttttctaaaaagcataaaaaaatttaaaatatttctcatttttctaaaaagcgTATAAAAAGACTAAGATGTTTATGTAGCATTTTTTAAAGTACTATTAAAGAAAGACAACTTAACTTATGCTTTAAGTTAAGCATTTACGTagcaaactaaaattaaataatgataaaaatcatattatttagttagttttaatattttcttctcaattaTGTGAACTAGCACTAAAACGTgggtataaaaaattaatattgacatgacataaaataataaacactaTTTGTTTTATGGAAAATTCTTTATTTGAAGTTACAGTTGGTATGTTTATACGTGCGTCATCTCATCTTGGTGAACCTTTCCTTCACGAAATTAAgtatagaataataaaaattctcaatttgtgaaaattacaagaaattaaatatagaatagtcaaaattttgaacatgTGAAAATTACAAAGAAACTTGGCTTCAGTGGGAACACCCCCATCAATTGTATAGAGTTTCTTCTACTttctctctccaccaagctcaGAATCTTTTGCAACTATGCTCTGagttttttcattcattttggtttcttcttttgtctttctcttccttttcattGGTAAGTTCACTCTCAtaaattctgatttttttcttcttcttgctatTCATTATGTTTTTTTCAGTGGATTCTAGGTGGGTGTGAACTCAGAATGATATTTGGAGTGATGGGTGTTTGTTTATATGCTTTGATGACAACATGGTGTGGTTTTTGTTGGATTTTAGTTTTCAGTTTGCTTTTGTTGTGTTGCCTTCACTATCCTTTGTTTCTGGCTGTGGTTATGTTTGAGGAAAAGCTCTGTTTCTGTTGTAGAAGCTAGCTGGTTCCTGCATGAATTCTGTTCCTCCTTATTTCATGTGGtaattgatttgttttgtttagggtaaaatttaaatcatttcaaTCTGTCTGAGAAGTTATGGAGCTTTGTCTCCCTTTAAAATTGTTGGACTTGACCGGTTTTCTATTGGGATTATGGTAGGAAGAAGAACTCCTCTGATAATCCAAAACCCATTCGAAATTTTTTATTCTGGATATTTTTAGATGGATATTTTACATCCCTTTAATCAGGTTAATTCACGATCCTATGCGCTTACtgtaaattttgttgaaattctTCATTATTCGATTACAAGAGATAGTTGACTATATAGTTGACCTTATGTTCACAGCTCTAACTTCTTGTGTTCATTGTAAGACCTCATTtaaatttcctttctttcttgggtaattatttgttttctgaTTTGAAATGTGTTTATATCTGCTTGAAATCCAATCCAGATGCTTTGTCACTAGTTTACTTTAATGGGGGgttctttttatgttttcttgttcATATTGTTTTCTGagtcaaatttttcaaaaggcATTTCTTGATGTCCATAATAATGTTATGAAACTACCTTGTGACATGAAGTTTGATTATATTTTGGTACCTTTTCTTCTATCTTGTTGGAGTTTGCCATTCCTTATCTCTCTCAGATTTACCATTTGGCTTTTCTTAGGCATATAATATCGAGCATGTGGTGTTAGCTGCTTACATTTGTTGTCAATTTTATGACTCATTTTGTTAACTTCATCTGTGACTAAAATGACCCTTCTGAAGCTCTATACTTGGTGCAGAAGCATAGTGAAAGTTTGTAGTGAAAGAGAAAGCATGTCAAGTGGAACGACATACTGGTGTTATACATGCAGGCAGCCAATCTGGCTTGAATGGAGAGATGCAATTTGCCCTTACTGCGATGGAGGCTTTGTGCAAGAACTTTACGAGCTGCTGCGAGCAGTTTCAAGgcaacaagggttttcatcacAAAGGGAAGATTTTCATCACGTCCCTGACATTATGGATGCTGTAAGACATGTTATGGAGCAAAGAGGTTCCGAGCCAAGAGTTGGAGTTAGAGATGGTGTTGACAATTTCATGAGGCAGAGAATGGCTGGAAGCTACACAAACTTTGATGTCAGAAGGAGGTTTGGCAACACCCCTCTTCCTGATCAGACTTGGGGGGTCTATACCTCTGGTCCTTATCTCATATTTCATGGTCAACCTCCAGGGTTCACTGTCTCTAACAACAGTGGCTCAAGAAGTGGTTCTGGGCATGTTGATTTTGGTCACTACTTTCTTGGTCCTAGACTTGAAGGACTCATTGAGCAGCACATAACAAATGACCGGCTTGGTCCACCTCCTGCATCACGCTCTTCTATTGATGCAATGCCAACAATTAAGATCACAAATGAACACCTCCAATCTGATTCTCACTGTGCAGTTTGTAAGGAAAGGTTTGAACTGAGTTCTGAGGCCAGGAAAATGCCATGTAGCCACATTTACCACTCAGACTGCATTGTTCCATGGTTGGTCCAGCACAATTCCTGTCCAGTTTGCCGTGTTGAGCTGCCATCTCAAGGACACTCCAGTTCCCGAAGTAGTCGAATTAGGGGAGGAAGGAATGGTAGTGACAGTGGCAGTGGCACTGACAATATCTCAAGGAGAAGAGGAAACAGAGAGATGACCAGTGGAAGGAGGAATCTGCTATCATATTTGTGGCCATTTCGAACTTCTAGTTCAAATACTTGATCATTGTACTTAGACTGGGGAACCTACTCCTCTACAAGTCTTTGGCCTGTTCCAGAAGTAATCTGAAACTTTCGTTTCTTCTTCAACACAAGTGTAATTAGCTGTCACATAATGATTATGTTTCTGAAGATTGTGCTTTGAACTTGATCTCATTGATGCTAGATCGTAGAAATATGTGAAACTCTTTGTATATTCTTGGAAGCAATTTTCGTTTTATAGTTTCAGTTGTATGCATGGTCTTGTTTGAGAGATAAGGAAGGAAAAGGTTGAAGGATAAACAAATCATTTCCTTTACTATGAAAGTCACTACACAACACACAAGCATGATAACAGTCACCAATATTGGAAGTCCTacatcactaaaaaaaataaaactagtttataatatataagtgggtcaAATCTCACTGTAAACTTAAAAGCTCACTTCATAATAATCAAACACTTCACTTTGCAATCAGGCCATAATAGAAAATTGGCATTTTTGAACTCAACctcattatttataaattaaagaatttatgtataaattaaatgttagatttaaaaaaaaatgaatgagaaATAAGTTTTACAATATAACTCATACAAGTTATACTTTAGACGATTTTAGATGGTAgagatgtttttattttattttatttctaatagcACGTGAAAATGTTTCTTCAATAAGATTCATAGTTTTATACAGAATTTAATTTGGTTTGGTTTTAATGAACTACACATTAGTTTACCAAAATTTTGACCAATTCTTTCACAGTTTGGTTAATAGGTCTGAACTCATGGTTGatagattttttgttttattaaatcaattgaTTTACCCATAGATTAAACTATATTTAGATAAAGTTTTCTATAAGAacttttaagaaagaaaaattgaattcaactattttataactaaaaattagtttatgtaaaAGTGAATTCCTGAAactttttatagaatttttaaaattgtctcTTTCAAGTTATatacaaattgattttaattttaaaaagtaattgtttTCCATTGTTGTAAAGAAAGTAGTTGGTAAATACAGtggaaaaataagaaacaaaagcaaaacctttttttcataattgatgAAGGACTTTTAGGAGATTTGCTCCTTTTGTCACATCCAAAAGGCTCAAAATGAGGGACCATGTGTTTCCAAGCAGTAATTATGAGCAGCAGCATAGTCTCTTCCGTGAGTGAAGGTTGCATTTCAAAAGGAATTCTAACTTCTACTTTAAGCAACACTCTAACGGATAAAATTGGGGAGGTGTAAATGATTCAGCACATTACTTCATAACttctttttacaattttttttattcagacAAAAGATTTATACCAAATAACCAACTGCCATGAGTTATATTTTAAGAACTTATACCACAAATTTAATTCCAAGAAGTTAACTTAAGTTTATTCAACCCTTCTCAATAGATTAACTTTTGTCTTCTTcgtcttttctttctaaaaactAGTTAGGGAaagaaaattacatatttaaatttgattgtatttgttgaatgaaattgttgatgaatttttgaTTAAGAGTGGTTGAATTGTGTATATAATGCAATTTTGCTTCTTTGCTATATGTGAATTAGTGAAATGGTTAAATTGGTGATTCAGGTAAAAATAATGTGTGTTTGGGGTTTGATAAGAAGtttgttttaaagataaataaatttgatttagttGGTTTCAAACggtatattttgaatttgtatACATTGTTTTTACTtgtaagaaagaagaaaaatatttgttaaggCGAATGGAATAACTTTGTGTATCCGTTATGAGTTCTAAATTACAGAGATGCATTGGACGAGTGTCTCACTCGCTAAGTGAGAGCATAATTTGCGAAGTTAGTGATGTAGGGGACAACTCAATCGTTGGGcaagtgataacggtttaaaacaccgttatttgttatctgattttgatactaaaagcaccttttttcacttagaaacttgcttggattcatgctttttcattaaattgtgtgaataagagagttgaggttgatttcaatgattttatgactaattccccttgttttggcagagattgaagcaatactggaaGCAGAGATGAAGAACCAAGAAGATGGAACTCAAAAGGGCCTGAAAAAGCACCAGAAGAAGGGACAACGCGAAGCCCGGGCACCCTGAATGAAAgcttgagtgaggaaaatcaaCGTCCACCGCCTGGGCGCGTTCCCCTAGCCGCTTGGGAGGCGGGGTCTCGAAGCTTGGGCGCCCTATTTGGAGGCCCAAGCCTTACATGAGGTCTTTTCACCGCTCGGGCGCCTTGAGTGGGGAGCCCAAGCGTCGGGTTTCGTGGATCAGACCcagtttctgctctgttttgacTCTATTGGACCAGGCCCTATTTTTGCTCGTTTCCGaatctatttaaaggaccctgggctCTAGGTTTTTTATCACTGGTAGAGAGCAGCATAATAATACACTTTatttaaaacaccattatttgtgatatgattttgatactaaaagcacccttttccacttagaaacttgcttgggcTCATACTTTTTCAAtgaattgtgtgaataagagagttgaggttgatttcaatggatTTATACCTAATTCCCTTTGTTTTGgcagagattgaggtaatactagaaaaagagatgaaaagccaagaagatggagctcagaagggcataaaaaggcaccagaaggagggaaaacacgaAGCCCGGGTGACCAGAAACGAAGCTCAAGCGAGCTGTATCGACATTCGTCACTCGGCAAGAATCCTAGTCGCCTGGGCGACGAGGCCTCGTAGCTTGGGCGACCATATTCGTAGTCCGGGCCATACATGAGGCTCTCTTCTCGCCCGGGCGACCTCCTTAGGCACCTGAGCGATGATTTTTGTGGACCAAGCCCTGTTTCTGCTCCGTTTCAattcttttggaccggaccCTGTTTTGGCACgcctctgacactatttaaaggaccctggggctctaggttttgcatccctagcagagaagagcatagcaatacactattttcccaattcttaggcttccattctcattcttttttccattattcatagagttcccccatgtctatggggaactaatttctatttgttgttggggaatgatgtaaccttgtaaactctcatgtgtttgaattgattcttaattccatatgctttttcattaattgttagagtaattcatctatttCTTTGCTTGCTcatacaatagcatgatttctgaattgcatgagtgttgggaggttcctttcaattcaggttcttgttgaattactcctaagtgttttatttctaagggatgagggtatgagtcttggtcgtcttaatctcttgttcttcacatcttattaccaggaacgctaggaattgtatgaactggtaatttgggacaggcttattcACTAAGGGAACGAGTTTAAGTAATTTAATGAGAAACGTTGGCATGAATGGATAAAGAAGAATTCTAATACACATGaaagggaacttggtgaaatctaaccccaacaacatacccatctcatataaCTCAACCTCCGCTCATCTCTATGCTCTTTTGTTGGTaatcaattgcattcatatttaattttatgtttgtgcattcaaaaccaatgatctctttttatttaagtcttaattaatcttgttatcacacaactGTTTTGCGTCGAGAGtcttctgggatacgatacttggtcttaccattttatattgcttgtgcgactcggtacacttgccgaaatagtccaacaagtttttggcgccgttgctgataacaatttaaaacaccgttatttgtgatatgattttgatactaaaagcacccttttccacttaaaaacttgcttggactcatactttttcaatgaattgtgtgaataagagagttgaggttgatttcaatggatTCATGCCTAATTCcctttgttttgacagagattgaggtaatactgcaagaagagatgaaaagccaagaagatggagctcagaacGG
It encodes the following:
- the LOC106780686 gene encoding E3 ubiquitin-protein ligase RZF1 isoform X2 — encoded protein: MSSGTTYWCYTCRQPIWLEWRDAICPYCDGGFVQELYELLRAVSRQQGFSSQREDFHHVPDIMDAVRHVMEQRGSEPRVGVRDGVDNFMRQRMAGSYTNFDVRRRFGNTPLPDQTWGVYTSGPYLIFHGQPPGFTVSNNSGSRSGSGHVDFGHYFLGPRLEGLIEQHITNDRLGPPPASRSSIDAMPTIKITNEHLQSDSHCAVCKERFELSSEARKMPCSHIYHSDCIVPWLVQHNSCPVCRVELPSQGHSSSRSSRIRGGRNGSDSGSGTDNISRRRGNREMTSGRRNLLSYLWPFRTSSSNT
- the LOC106780686 gene encoding E3 ubiquitin-protein ligase RZF1 isoform X1, whose amino-acid sequence is MTLLKLYTWCRSIVKVCSERESMSSGTTYWCYTCRQPIWLEWRDAICPYCDGGFVQELYELLRAVSRQQGFSSQREDFHHVPDIMDAVRHVMEQRGSEPRVGVRDGVDNFMRQRMAGSYTNFDVRRRFGNTPLPDQTWGVYTSGPYLIFHGQPPGFTVSNNSGSRSGSGHVDFGHYFLGPRLEGLIEQHITNDRLGPPPASRSSIDAMPTIKITNEHLQSDSHCAVCKERFELSSEARKMPCSHIYHSDCIVPWLVQHNSCPVCRVELPSQGHSSSRSSRIRGGRNGSDSGSGTDNISRRRGNREMTSGRRNLLSYLWPFRTSSSNT